A single genomic interval of Microbacterium sp. LWO14-1.2 harbors:
- a CDS encoding holo-ACP synthase, with protein sequence MIIGTGIDLVDIPRFERTLERTPRLRERLFAPAERPLRLPSLAARFAAKEALIKTLGGSDGVHWTEIEIASEASGRPHFVLSGTTAEVVAERGISRLHLTLTHDAGLAAAFVVAEGDPL encoded by the coding sequence GTGATCATCGGGACCGGCATCGACCTCGTCGACATCCCGCGGTTCGAGCGCACTCTCGAGCGCACTCCGCGGCTGCGCGAGCGGCTGTTCGCCCCCGCCGAGCGCCCCTTGCGCCTGCCGTCACTGGCCGCGCGCTTCGCCGCGAAAGAGGCGCTGATCAAAACGCTGGGCGGGTCGGACGGTGTGCACTGGACCGAGATCGAGATCGCCTCGGAGGCGTCCGGGCGCCCGCATTTCGTACTCTCCGGCACCACGGCCGAGGTCGTCGCCGAGCGCGGCATCAGCCGTCTGCACCTGACCCTCACCCACGACGCGGGACTCGCCGCGGCGTTCGTCGTCGCGGAAGGAGACCCCCTGTGA
- a CDS encoding class I SAM-dependent methyltransferase: MEMSELRALLTPEGLGLLDDLGPVDQVADVARTVSRLRAAGHSPDLVSAVVGQVRLRARAHAKFGDFADRMLFTRAGLEQATRLGVAARHAQRLRRAGMTSVADLGCGIGGDALAFAGAGLDVQAVDADEVTAAIAAYNLAPFGESARVQHGTAEAHLPQAADGLAVWMDPARRTSGHSETRRVTADDYSPSLDWAFAVAAERPTGIKLGPGHDRDALPADAEAQWVSADGSVVELVLWTGALAREGVRRAALVIRGERSHELTAGADAEDAPERELGAFLHEPDGAVIRARLIGDVARSLEAGMLDQRIAYLTSDAALTSPFVQSFRVRETMPANPKAISAVLRAHGIGTVEIKKRGMDVDPAAFRKKLTLRGDASATLILTRIGDHRRAILADRVPLAE; encoded by the coding sequence GTGGAGATGTCGGAGTTGCGTGCACTGCTCACCCCGGAAGGGCTCGGGCTCCTCGACGATCTGGGCCCCGTGGACCAGGTGGCCGACGTCGCGCGGACCGTCTCGCGCCTGCGAGCGGCCGGCCACTCCCCCGATCTCGTCTCGGCCGTCGTCGGACAGGTGCGGCTGCGCGCCAGGGCGCACGCCAAGTTCGGCGACTTCGCCGACCGGATGCTGTTCACGCGCGCCGGGCTGGAGCAGGCGACGCGCCTCGGCGTCGCCGCGCGGCACGCGCAGCGACTCCGCCGCGCGGGGATGACGTCCGTGGCCGACCTCGGCTGCGGCATCGGCGGCGACGCGCTCGCGTTCGCCGGCGCGGGCCTCGACGTCCAGGCCGTCGACGCCGACGAGGTCACCGCCGCGATCGCCGCCTACAACCTCGCCCCTTTCGGCGAGTCCGCGCGCGTGCAGCACGGAACAGCGGAGGCGCACCTGCCGCAGGCGGCCGACGGACTCGCCGTCTGGATGGATCCCGCCCGGCGCACCTCCGGCCACAGCGAGACCAGGCGGGTGACCGCCGACGACTACTCGCCCTCGCTCGACTGGGCGTTCGCGGTCGCGGCCGAGCGCCCCACCGGCATCAAGCTCGGCCCCGGCCACGACCGCGACGCGCTGCCCGCCGACGCCGAGGCGCAGTGGGTCAGCGCCGACGGCAGCGTGGTGGAGCTCGTGCTCTGGACCGGCGCCCTCGCTCGCGAGGGCGTGCGCCGCGCCGCGCTCGTCATCCGCGGCGAGCGCTCGCACGAGCTGACCGCCGGAGCGGATGCCGAGGACGCCCCCGAACGCGAGCTCGGCGCGTTCCTGCACGAGCCGGACGGCGCCGTCATCCGCGCCCGCCTGATCGGCGACGTCGCGCGGAGCCTCGAGGCCGGGATGCTCGATCAGCGCATCGCCTACCTGACCTCCGACGCCGCCCTGACCAGCCCGTTCGTGCAGTCGTTCCGGGTGCGCGAGACGATGCCCGCGAATCCCAAGGCGATCAGCGCCGTCCTCCGCGCGCACGGCATCGGCACCGTCGAGATCAAGAAGCGCGGCATGGACGTCGACCCGGCCGCCTTCCGCAAGAAGCTCACGCTGCGCGGAGACGCCTCGGCGACGCTCATCCTCACGCGCATCGGCGACCACCGCCGCGCGATCCTCGCCGACCGCGTACCCCTTGCGGAGTAG
- the coaA gene encoding type I pantothenate kinase codes for MTTVDPALPLSPYREIGRQEWARLAAGLDQPLTETEVVELRGIGDRLDLTEVSEVYLPLSRLLSLYATATKRLGAATSDFLQEDDSTTPFVVGVAGSVAVGKSTIARLLRELMSRWPGTPRVELVTTDGFLYPNAELERRGLMERKGFPESYDRRSLIEFLTEVKSGAAEVRAPFYSHMRYDIVPDAHVVVRRPDVVIVEGLNVLQPPPAPNDVAVSDLFDFSIFVDADTSHIEKWYVDRFLALRQGAFSNPSSYFNVFAHLTDDEAITTALGYWNEINMPNLVENVMPTKHRARLVLNKGADHSVESVLLRKL; via the coding sequence GTGACCACCGTCGACCCCGCGCTGCCGCTGTCTCCGTACCGCGAGATCGGGCGCCAGGAGTGGGCGAGGCTCGCCGCAGGCCTCGATCAGCCGCTCACCGAGACCGAGGTCGTCGAGCTTCGCGGCATCGGCGACCGACTCGACCTCACCGAGGTCAGCGAGGTGTACCTGCCGCTGAGCCGTCTGCTCAGCCTCTACGCCACGGCCACCAAGCGCCTCGGCGCCGCGACGAGCGACTTCCTGCAGGAGGACGACTCGACCACGCCGTTCGTCGTCGGCGTCGCGGGATCGGTCGCGGTGGGCAAATCGACCATCGCGCGCCTGCTGCGCGAGCTGATGAGCCGGTGGCCGGGGACGCCTCGGGTGGAACTCGTCACCACCGACGGCTTCCTCTATCCCAACGCCGAACTCGAGCGGCGCGGTCTCATGGAGCGCAAGGGCTTCCCGGAGTCGTACGATCGCCGCTCGCTCATCGAGTTCCTCACCGAGGTCAAGAGCGGGGCTGCCGAGGTCCGTGCCCCGTTCTACTCGCACATGCGATACGACATCGTGCCGGACGCCCACGTCGTCGTGCGCCGCCCGGACGTCGTCATCGTCGAGGGGCTCAACGTGCTGCAGCCGCCGCCCGCCCCGAACGACGTCGCGGTGAGCGACCTGTTCGACTTCTCGATCTTCGTCGACGCCGACACCTCGCACATCGAGAAGTGGTACGTGGACCGGTTCCTCGCCCTGCGCCAGGGAGCGTTCTCGAACCCCTCGTCATACTTCAACGTCTTCGCGCACCTCACCGACGACGAGGCGATCACGACGGCTCTGGGCTACTGGAACGAGATCAACATGCCGAACCTCGTGGAGAACGTCATGCCGACCAAGCACCGGGCCCGCCTCGTGCTGAACAAGGGTGCGGACCACAGCGTCGAGAGCGTGCTCCTCCGCAAGCTCTGA
- a CDS encoding Ppx/GppA family phosphatase, producing MRLGVLDIGSNTVHMLAADVRAGGRPLATTSDRTVLRLMRYLTDDGAISDDGVRALVDAVRRARRVAEEERVDELLATATSAVRDATNGAEVIARIEDALGQPLQVLDGETEAELTFLAVRRWFGWSAGQILLLDIGGGSLEIAAGGEELPDAAASVPLGAGRMTVQFLPSDPPGEDDVERLRTHAAATVDAVLPRFAALPRPDHVVGSSKAIRSLAKLVGYPVPGWSGSERMLLPRAALGSWIPRLARLPASARQELPGITADRTFQIVAAAVALHAAMSALDVDELEVSPWALREGVLLRYIEQLGQGRP from the coding sequence GTGCGCCTGGGAGTCCTCGACATCGGATCCAACACCGTCCACATGCTGGCGGCCGACGTGCGCGCGGGCGGACGCCCGCTCGCGACGACCAGCGACAGGACGGTGCTGCGCCTCATGCGCTATCTCACCGACGACGGAGCGATCTCAGACGACGGTGTCCGAGCGCTCGTCGACGCGGTGCGCCGCGCCCGCCGCGTCGCCGAGGAGGAGCGCGTCGACGAACTGCTCGCGACCGCCACGAGCGCGGTGCGGGACGCGACGAACGGCGCCGAGGTGATCGCCCGCATCGAGGACGCGCTGGGTCAGCCGCTGCAGGTCCTCGACGGCGAGACCGAGGCCGAGCTGACCTTCCTCGCCGTACGTCGTTGGTTCGGGTGGTCGGCCGGCCAGATCCTGCTGCTCGACATCGGCGGCGGGTCGCTCGAGATCGCCGCGGGCGGGGAGGAACTGCCGGATGCCGCGGCATCCGTCCCGCTGGGGGCGGGCCGCATGACCGTCCAGTTCCTGCCGAGCGATCCGCCGGGCGAGGACGATGTCGAACGTCTGCGCACGCATGCCGCAGCAACGGTGGATGCCGTGCTCCCCCGATTCGCGGCGCTGCCCCGACCCGACCACGTGGTCGGCTCGTCGAAGGCGATCCGCTCGCTCGCGAAGCTCGTCGGCTACCCGGTCCCTGGATGGTCGGGGTCGGAGCGGATGCTGCTCCCCCGCGCCGCGCTCGGCTCGTGGATCCCCCGGCTCGCGCGCCTTCCCGCGTCCGCCCGCCAGGAACTGCCGGGCATCACCGCGGATCGCACCTTCCAGATCGTCGCGGCGGCCGTGGCGCTGCACGCGGCGATGTCGGCGCTCGACGTCGACGAGCTCGAGGTGTCGCCGTGGGCGCTCCGCGAGGGCGTGCTGCTGCGCTACATCGAGCAGCTGGGTCAGGGCCGGCCCTGA
- the tsaE gene encoding tRNA (adenosine(37)-N6)-threonylcarbamoyltransferase complex ATPase subunit type 1 TsaE, whose protein sequence is MEQLGHRIGEKLEAGDLLILTGPLGAGKTTFTRGLAEGLGVRGPVQSPTFVIARTHPSLVGRAPLVHVDAYRLGSGAELEDLDLDLTRSVVVIEWGRGMAEELADSWWDIELERPVGADGEDDLDPSELDADAPRHVTITRASRSGTVDGGATTLEG, encoded by the coding sequence ATGGAGCAGCTCGGCCACCGTATCGGCGAGAAGCTGGAGGCCGGCGACCTGCTGATCCTCACCGGCCCGCTGGGCGCGGGCAAGACGACGTTCACCCGAGGCCTCGCCGAGGGGCTGGGGGTGCGGGGGCCGGTGCAGAGCCCGACCTTCGTCATCGCGCGCACGCATCCGTCCCTCGTCGGTCGCGCGCCGCTCGTGCACGTCGACGCGTACCGGCTCGGCTCGGGCGCGGAGCTGGAGGACCTCGACCTGGACCTCACCCGCTCCGTCGTCGTCATCGAGTGGGGTCGGGGAATGGCCGAGGAGCTCGCGGACAGCTGGTGGGACATCGAGCTCGAGCGGCCGGTCGGTGCCGACGGCGAAGACGACCTCGACCCGTCGGAGCTCGATGCCGACGCCCCGCGACACGTGACGATCACCCGCGCGTCGCGCTCAGGGACCGTCGACGGAGGGGCGACTACCCTGGAGGGGTGA
- the tsaB gene encoding tRNA (adenosine(37)-N6)-threonylcarbamoyltransferase complex dimerization subunit type 1 TsaB, with product MILAVDTSLGTAVAVVGDDGVRSEASTADPLGHAEVIGDLLHRVIDDTGAAPVTHVVAGMGPGPFTGLRIGIAAARTFALGRGIPVAPIPSHFAPALRSIETDAVTGPFAIVTDARRREVAVTVFDGTDADGIPRITADTVLVPRVELDSVLDGVRAMEVATLSAADLAVVGARALRAGRTLAGDEPLYMRHPDVTMPGAPKKVGL from the coding sequence GTGATCCTCGCCGTCGACACCTCCCTGGGTACTGCCGTCGCGGTCGTCGGCGACGACGGCGTCCGCTCCGAGGCGTCGACCGCCGATCCGCTCGGCCACGCCGAGGTCATCGGCGACCTGCTGCACCGCGTGATCGACGACACGGGCGCGGCTCCCGTGACCCACGTCGTCGCCGGCATGGGGCCGGGACCGTTCACGGGCCTCCGCATCGGCATCGCCGCCGCGCGCACGTTCGCACTGGGCCGCGGCATCCCGGTCGCACCCATCCCGAGTCACTTCGCCCCGGCTCTGCGCTCGATCGAGACGGATGCGGTGACCGGCCCCTTCGCGATCGTGACCGACGCGCGGCGCCGCGAGGTGGCCGTGACGGTCTTCGACGGGACGGATGCCGACGGCATCCCGCGAATCACCGCCGACACCGTTCTGGTGCCGCGCGTCGAGCTCGACTCCGTGCTCGACGGGGTGCGCGCGATGGAGGTGGCGACGCTGTCGGCCGCCGACCTCGCCGTCGTCGGGGCGCGAGCTCTGCGCGCCGGACGCACTCTCGCGGGCGACGAGCCGCTGTACATGCGGCATCCCGATGTCACGATGCCCGGCGCGCCGAAGAAGGTCGGACTGTGA
- the glmS gene encoding glutamine--fructose-6-phosphate transaminase (isomerizing) gives MCGIVGYVGPRPSQDILLAGLARLEYRGYDSAGVAVIDEDGSLGMRKKAGKLSALRDSLADAALPDGSTGIGHTRWATHGGPTDVNAHPHLADDDRLALIHNGIIENFATLRDELAADGVSFRSETDTEVAAALLGREYRSNGGDLQLAFRSVVNRLEGAFTLLAMHQDHPGLVVGARRNSPLVIGLGEGENFLGSDVAAFVEHTRKALAIGQDQIVSITPDAVTVTDFAGTPVEAEPFDVSWDAAAAEKGGWSSFMAKEVAEQPEAVANTIRGRIQGDQVVIPELDGLDDLFTGINRVIITACGTASYAALVGKYAIEQWARVPVDVELAHEFRYRDPVIGDDTLVVSISQSGETMDTLMAVKYARERGARTLSVCNTQGATIPRESDAVVYTHAGPEVAVASTKAFSAQITALLLLGLHMGRVRGSVTDASVDVAELAALPEKIAKVLETENDHVSQLAGWMADTRSVLFLGRHVGYPIALEGALKLKEISYIHAEGFAAGELKHGPIALIEPGQPVFVLVPSPRHSALVHSKVVSNIQEIRARGARVIVVAEEGDAAVLPFADEVIHIPLAGPMFEPLLAVVPLQIFAMALATAKGLDVDQPRNLAKSVTVE, from the coding sequence ATGTGTGGAATCGTCGGATACGTGGGCCCGCGGCCCAGCCAGGACATCCTTCTCGCGGGCCTCGCCCGCCTCGAGTACCGCGGCTACGACTCGGCCGGCGTCGCCGTCATCGATGAGGACGGTTCGCTCGGCATGCGCAAGAAGGCCGGCAAGCTGTCGGCGCTGCGCGACTCGCTCGCCGACGCCGCGCTGCCCGACGGCAGCACCGGCATCGGTCACACCCGCTGGGCGACCCACGGCGGCCCGACCGATGTCAACGCCCACCCGCACCTCGCGGACGACGACCGCCTCGCCCTGATCCACAACGGGATCATCGAGAACTTCGCGACCCTGCGCGACGAGCTCGCGGCCGACGGGGTGTCGTTCCGCAGCGAGACCGACACCGAGGTGGCCGCGGCCCTGCTCGGCCGTGAGTACCGCAGCAATGGCGGCGACCTGCAGCTCGCCTTCCGCTCCGTGGTGAACCGCCTCGAGGGTGCGTTCACCCTGCTCGCGATGCACCAGGACCACCCCGGACTCGTCGTCGGCGCTCGGCGCAACTCGCCGCTCGTGATCGGCCTCGGGGAGGGCGAGAACTTCCTCGGCTCCGACGTCGCCGCGTTCGTCGAGCACACCCGCAAGGCACTCGCGATCGGCCAGGACCAGATCGTCTCGATCACGCCGGACGCGGTGACCGTCACCGACTTCGCCGGAACGCCGGTCGAGGCGGAGCCCTTCGACGTGTCGTGGGATGCCGCAGCCGCCGAGAAGGGCGGATGGTCGAGCTTCATGGCCAAGGAGGTCGCCGAGCAGCCCGAGGCCGTCGCGAACACCATCCGCGGCCGCATCCAGGGCGATCAGGTGGTCATCCCGGAGCTCGACGGACTCGACGACCTGTTCACCGGCATCAACCGCGTGATCATCACCGCGTGCGGCACCGCCTCGTACGCGGCGCTCGTCGGCAAGTACGCGATCGAGCAGTGGGCGCGCGTGCCTGTCGACGTCGAGCTCGCGCACGAGTTCCGTTACCGCGACCCGGTGATCGGCGACGACACGCTCGTCGTGTCGATCAGCCAGTCGGGCGAGACCATGGACACGCTCATGGCCGTGAAGTACGCGCGCGAGCGGGGCGCCCGCACGCTGTCGGTCTGCAACACCCAGGGCGCGACGATTCCGCGGGAGTCGGACGCCGTGGTCTACACGCACGCCGGTCCCGAGGTCGCCGTCGCCTCGACCAAGGCGTTCTCCGCGCAGATCACCGCTCTGCTGCTGCTCGGGCTGCACATGGGTCGTGTCCGCGGTTCGGTCACCGATGCGTCGGTCGACGTCGCGGAGCTCGCCGCCCTGCCGGAGAAGATCGCCAAGGTGCTCGAGACCGAGAACGACCACGTCTCGCAGCTGGCCGGCTGGATGGCCGACACCCGCTCGGTGCTGTTCCTCGGTCGTCACGTCGGCTACCCGATCGCCCTCGAGGGTGCGCTCAAGCTCAAGGAGATCTCCTACATCCACGCCGAGGGCTTCGCCGCCGGCGAGCTCAAGCACGGGCCGATCGCGCTGATCGAGCCTGGGCAGCCCGTCTTCGTGCTCGTGCCGTCGCCGCGGCACTCCGCCCTGGTGCACTCCAAGGTCGTGTCGAACATCCAGGAGATCCGCGCCCGCGGTGCCCGGGTCATCGTGGTGGCCGAAGAGGGCGACGCCGCCGTGCTGCCGTTCGCCGACGAGGTCATCCACATCCCGCTCGCCGGTCCGATGTTCGAGCCGCTGCTCGCCGTCGTGCCGCTGCAGATCTTCGCGATGGCTCTCGCCACCGCGAAGGGTCTCGACGTCGACCAGCCCCGCAACCTCGCGAAGTCCGTCACGGTCGAGTAG
- the rimI gene encoding ribosomal protein S18-alanine N-acetyltransferase: MTLRAATADDLDAIMTIEHRSFPTDAWSQEAMALELSSPHGLYLVDEHEGTVIGYGGVRALRGSADADIQTIAFDAEFRGAGRGRALLRALLDTAAERGAREVFLEVRADNPGAEGLYRSEGFEEIGRRPRYYQPDDVDAIVMRLVLQHARGAATDAAEEATA, encoded by the coding sequence GTGACCCTGCGCGCGGCGACGGCCGACGACCTGGATGCCATCATGACCATAGAGCACCGCTCGTTCCCGACCGATGCCTGGAGCCAGGAGGCCATGGCGCTCGAGCTGTCGAGTCCGCACGGGCTCTATCTGGTCGACGAGCACGAGGGCACGGTGATCGGATACGGCGGGGTGCGGGCGCTGCGCGGCTCGGCCGATGCCGACATCCAGACCATCGCGTTCGACGCCGAGTTCCGGGGTGCCGGTCGCGGTCGTGCACTGCTGCGGGCTCTGCTCGACACGGCCGCCGAACGGGGAGCCCGCGAGGTGTTCCTCGAAGTCCGCGCCGACAACCCCGGCGCCGAGGGGCTCTACCGGTCCGAGGGGTTCGAGGAGATCGGCCGGCGCCCCCGCTACTACCAGCCGGATGACGTGGATGCGATCGTGATGCGTCTCGTGCTGCAGCACGCGCGAGGCGCGGCGACGGATGCCGCAGAGGAGGCCACCGCATGA
- the glmM gene encoding phosphoglucosamine mutase, whose product MPIFGTDGVRGLANGILTADLALTLAQATAVVLGQGRTAEARKAEGKRLTAVVARDPRVSGHFLEAAVSAGLASSGVDVLEAGVIPTPALAFLVADRDADFGVMISASHNAAPDNGIKIFARGGRKLPDEVEQRIEAAMAGEMLRPTGAGVGRIIRFSDAEDRYVVHLLGSLPNRLNGIKVVLDCAHGAASGVSPETFRDAGAEVTVIGADPDGWNINDGVGSTHLDNLAEAVVRLGADIGIAHDGDADRCLAVDAQGNVIDGDQIMAILAVSMKERGHLTDDTLVATVMSNLGLHLAMREHGITVRQTAVGDRYVLEDMNEGGYALGGEQSGHVIMSDFATTGDGLLTGLHLVAEMARQNKSIAELASVMTVYPQVLINVRDVDKDAVGSDDVVQAAIREVEAELGDTGRVLLRKSGTEPLVRVMVEAADPESAQSYADRLADVVRERLAL is encoded by the coding sequence ATGCCGATCTTTGGCACGGACGGCGTGCGAGGACTTGCCAACGGCATCCTCACCGCCGACCTGGCGCTCACCCTGGCCCAGGCGACTGCTGTCGTCCTGGGCCAGGGCCGTACTGCGGAGGCTCGCAAAGCCGAAGGCAAGCGACTCACCGCAGTGGTCGCCCGCGACCCTCGGGTCTCTGGCCACTTCCTCGAGGCCGCGGTGTCCGCGGGTCTCGCGTCCTCCGGTGTCGACGTGCTCGAGGCCGGAGTCATCCCGACCCCCGCGCTCGCGTTCCTCGTCGCCGATCGTGACGCCGATTTCGGTGTGATGATCTCGGCGTCGCACAACGCCGCGCCCGACAACGGCATCAAGATCTTCGCCCGCGGCGGACGCAAGCTGCCCGACGAGGTCGAGCAGCGCATCGAGGCGGCGATGGCCGGCGAGATGCTGCGACCGACCGGCGCCGGCGTCGGCCGGATCATCCGATTCTCCGACGCCGAGGACCGTTACGTCGTGCACCTGCTCGGGTCGCTGCCGAACCGCCTGAACGGCATCAAGGTCGTGCTCGACTGCGCCCACGGCGCGGCCTCCGGCGTCTCGCCGGAGACGTTCCGCGATGCCGGAGCCGAGGTCACCGTCATCGGCGCCGACCCCGACGGCTGGAACATCAACGACGGCGTCGGTTCGACCCACCTCGACAACCTGGCAGAGGCCGTCGTCCGGCTCGGAGCCGACATCGGCATCGCGCACGACGGAGACGCCGATCGCTGCCTCGCCGTCGACGCGCAGGGCAACGTCATCGACGGCGATCAGATCATGGCGATCCTCGCCGTGTCGATGAAGGAGCGCGGCCACCTGACCGACGACACCCTCGTCGCGACGGTCATGAGCAACCTCGGTCTGCACCTCGCCATGCGCGAGCACGGCATCACCGTGCGTCAGACGGCGGTGGGCGACCGCTATGTGCTCGAGGACATGAACGAGGGCGGCTACGCGCTCGGCGGCGAACAGTCCGGGCACGTCATCATGAGCGACTTCGCGACGACAGGCGACGGCCTGCTCACCGGTCTGCACCTCGTGGCCGAGATGGCCCGCCAGAACAAGTCCATCGCGGAACTGGCGAGCGTCATGACCGTGTACCCGCAGGTGCTCATCAACGTGCGCGACGTCGACAAGGACGCGGTCGGCTCCGACGACGTCGTTCAGGCGGCGATCCGCGAGGTCGAAGCCGAGCTCGGCGACACCGGACGCGTCCTGCTGCGCAAGTCGGGTACCGAGCCTCTCGTGCGCGTCATGGTCGAAGCAGCCGACCCCGAATCGGCGCAGTCCTACGCCGATCGTCTCGCCGACGTGGTGCGCGAACGCCTCGCACTCTGA
- the alr gene encoding alanine racemase: MSAPFREARIELDAISDNVRHFRRLTGVQVIAVVKANAYGHGAAAAAVAALAGGATRLGVAEIPEALELRRQGITAPIMAWLHAPGERFEHAAEHDIELGISSFDQLEAAGTAASVDRPVGVHLKFETGLSRNGIAPADWRRVLAEAARLERIGRLRIVGLFSHLSNTSPQDDREALARFEEGVALAASFGIHPEIRHIAATAAAIDLPEMRLDAVRVGVGIYGLSPFEDRSSAELGLRPAMTLRGAVAAVRRVPAGAGVSYGYDHRAPHDTTLVLVPLGYADGVPRHASGRLPVSINGRRYTNVGRIAMDQFVVDVGDAAVSIGDEVVLFGDPTLGVPSAAEWANAASTINYEIVTRIGARVPRRSS, translated from the coding sequence GTGAGCGCACCGTTCCGCGAGGCCAGGATCGAACTGGATGCCATCAGCGACAACGTCCGGCACTTCCGCCGTCTCACGGGGGTGCAGGTCATCGCGGTCGTCAAGGCGAACGCCTACGGGCACGGTGCGGCGGCCGCCGCCGTCGCCGCCCTCGCCGGTGGGGCGACGCGTCTCGGCGTGGCCGAGATCCCCGAGGCGCTGGAACTGCGGCGCCAGGGCATCACGGCCCCCATCATGGCGTGGCTGCACGCGCCGGGGGAGCGGTTCGAGCACGCTGCCGAGCATGACATCGAGCTCGGTATCTCGTCGTTCGACCAGCTCGAGGCCGCAGGCACGGCGGCGAGCGTCGACCGTCCGGTCGGCGTGCACCTGAAGTTCGAGACCGGCCTCTCGCGCAACGGCATCGCTCCGGCCGACTGGCGCCGCGTGCTCGCCGAGGCCGCGCGGCTCGAGCGCATCGGGCGACTGCGCATCGTCGGGCTTTTCAGCCACCTCTCCAACACCTCCCCGCAGGACGACCGGGAAGCACTCGCGCGCTTCGAGGAGGGCGTCGCCCTCGCCGCGTCGTTCGGCATCCACCCCGAGATCCGTCACATCGCCGCGACCGCGGCGGCCATCGACCTGCCCGAGATGCGACTCGATGCCGTGCGCGTCGGTGTCGGCATCTACGGGCTCTCGCCCTTCGAGGACCGGTCGTCGGCGGAGCTCGGCCTCCGTCCCGCGATGACCCTGCGCGGCGCGGTCGCGGCCGTCCGACGGGTACCAGCGGGAGCCGGGGTCTCCTACGGCTACGACCACCGCGCTCCGCACGACACGACTCTCGTGCTCGTGCCCCTCGGGTATGCCGACGGGGTGCCGCGGCACGCGTCGGGGCGCCTGCCGGTGTCGATCAACGGACGCCGCTACACGAACGTCGGCCGCATCGCGATGGACCAGTTCGTCGTCGACGTCGGCGACGCGGCGGTGTCGATCGGCGACGAGGTCGTGCTGTTCGGCGATCCGACCCTGGGGGTGCCGTCGGCTGCGGAGTGGGCGAACGCGGCCTCCACCATCAACTACGAGATCGTCACCCGCATCGGCGCCCGCGTGCCGCGGAGGTCGTCGTGA
- the tsaD gene encoding tRNA (adenosine(37)-N6)-threonylcarbamoyltransferase complex transferase subunit TsaD: protein MTEPLVLGIETSCDETGIGIVRGRTLLSNTIASSMDEHARYGGVVPEVAARAHLEALQPSIDAALAEAGVSLHDLDAVAVTSGPGLAGALMVGVGAAKGLAVSLDKPLYAVNHLVGHIAADILTPESEPLEYPTIALLVSGGHTSLLHVRDLTTDVEMLGETMDDAAGEAFDKVARLLSLPYPGGPEIDRAAVDGDPDAIRFPRGLSRASDMAKHRYDFSFSGLKTAVARWVERCEAEGTAVPVADVAASFREAVVDVLVTKALAACADLGVPRLLLGGGVIANRRLREVALARAEAAGVTVRIPPLSLCTDNGAMIAALAAELISSGRRPSTLAFGADSTLPVTEIQVAERVPVPS, encoded by the coding sequence ATGACCGAGCCCCTGGTGCTGGGCATCGAGACCAGCTGCGATGAGACCGGGATCGGGATCGTCCGCGGTCGGACGCTGCTGTCGAACACGATCGCGTCGAGCATGGACGAGCACGCCCGCTACGGCGGCGTCGTGCCGGAGGTCGCCGCGCGGGCACACCTCGAGGCGCTGCAGCCGTCGATCGATGCGGCCCTCGCCGAGGCCGGGGTCTCGCTGCACGACCTCGACGCCGTCGCTGTGACGAGCGGTCCGGGGCTCGCGGGTGCGCTGATGGTCGGGGTCGGCGCGGCGAAGGGACTGGCGGTGTCGCTCGACAAGCCGCTGTACGCCGTGAACCACCTCGTCGGGCACATCGCCGCCGACATCCTCACCCCGGAGTCCGAGCCGCTCGAGTACCCGACCATCGCGCTGCTCGTGTCGGGCGGGCACACCTCGCTCCTGCACGTGCGCGACCTCACGACCGACGTCGAGATGCTGGGCGAGACCATGGACGATGCCGCGGGGGAGGCGTTCGACAAGGTCGCCCGGCTCCTGTCGCTCCCGTACCCCGGTGGTCCGGAGATCGACCGGGCGGCCGTGGACGGCGACCCCGACGCGATCCGCTTCCCGCGCGGGCTCTCGCGGGCGTCCGACATGGCGAAGCACCGCTACGACTTCTCGTTCTCCGGGCTGAAGACCGCGGTCGCGCGGTGGGTCGAACGGTGCGAGGCCGAGGGCACCGCGGTTCCCGTCGCGGATGTCGCGGCGAGCTTCCGGGAAGCAGTCGTCGACGTGCTCGTCACGAAGGCCCTCGCGGCCTGCGCCGACCTCGGGGTCCCGCGACTGCTGCTCGGCGGCGGCGTGATCGCCAACCGACGGCTGCGCGAGGTCGCTCTGGCGCGCGCCGAGGCCGCAGGCGTGACGGTGCGCATCCCCCCGCTGTCGCTGTGCACCGACAACGGAGCCATGATCGCAGCGCTCGCCGCGGAGCTGATCTCGTCGGGTCGTCGTCCGTCGACGCTCGCCTTCGGTGCGGACTCGACACTGCCCGTCACCGAGATCCAGGTGGCCGAGCGCGTGCCGGTGCCGTCATGA